Proteins from a single region of Orcinus orca chromosome 20, mOrcOrc1.1, whole genome shotgun sequence:
- the KMT2B gene encoding histone-lysine N-methyltransferase 2B isoform X1, which yields MLFRCGLRVTAGRSRTPAPVVPRARPAQPPAPGDPAAALVVVVSRRRPAPPLLPSPPALLTGRPSPRLPGPSHGAKMAAAAGGGSCPGPGSARGRFPGRPRGSGGGGGRGGRGSGAERVRVALRRGGGAAGPGGAEPGEDTALLRLLGLRRGLRRLRRLWAGPRIQRGRGRGRGRGWGWGPSRDCLLEEESSDGESDDEEFQGFHSDEDVAPSSLRSALRSQRGRAPRGRGRKHKTTPLPPPRLADVAPTPPKTPARKRGEEGTERMVQALTELLRRAQAPPAPRSRACESSTPRRSRGRPPGRSAGPCRKKQQAVVVAEAAVTIPKPEPPPPVVPVKHRTGSWKCKEGPGPGPGTPKRGGQSGRGGRGGRGRGRGGLPLVIKFVSKAKKVKMGQLSLGLESGQGQDQHEESWQDATQGRVGSGQGEGPCWRKEQKLEEDGEEEKEAKDKEEEEEKEERAVAEEEMVPAEEKEEAKLPSPPLTPPAPPPPPSLPPRSTSPPSPLCPPPPPVSPPPPPSPPPPPAPEEQAESPPPVVPATCSRKRGRPPLTPSQRAEREAARAGPEGTSPPTPVPSSTTGGPLEDSPTVAPKSTTFLKNIRQFIMPVVSARSSRVIKTPRRFMDEDPPKPSKVEVSPTLRPPVATSPLAPQEPAPAPSPPRAPTPPPTPAPLPEKRRSILREPTFRWTSLTRELPPPPPAPPPAPPPLPAPVTPSRRPLLLRAPQFTPSEAHLKIYESVLTTPPLGAPEAPEPEPPPADDSPAEPEPRAVGRTNHLSLPRFAPVVATPVKAEVPPPGAPAPSSGQQPQAQLQQPVQALHTQLLPPALPPQQSQLQPQLQLQPPPPQQPPPLEKARTAGLGSLPLSGVEEKMFSLLKRAKVQLIKIDQQQQQKVASLMPSSPGGQMEEVVGAVKQIADRGSVRSEDESMETKRERPSGPESPVQGPRIKHVCRHAAVALGQARAMVPEDVPRLSALPLRDRQDLATEDTSSASETESVPSRSRRGKVEPTGPGGDSEPAGSGGTLAHAPRRSLPSHHGKKMRMARCGHCRGCLRVQDCGSCVNCLDKPKFGGPNTKKQCCVYRKCDKIEARKMERLAKKGRTIVKTLLPWDSDESPEASPGPPGPRRGAGAGGPREEVVAPPGPEEQDSLLLQRKSARRCVKQRPSYDIFEDSDDSEPGGPPAPRRRTPRENELPVPEPEEQSRPRKPTLQPVLQLKARRRLDKDALAPGPFVSFPNGWTGKQKSPDGVHRVRVDFKEDCDLENVWLMGGLSVLTSVPGGPPMVCLLCASKGLHELVFCQVCCDPFHPFCLEEAERPLPQHHDAWCCRRCKFCHVCGRKGRGSKHLLECERCRHAYHPACLGPSYPTRATRKRRHWICSACVRCKSCGATPGKNWDVEWSGDYSLCPRCTQLYEKGNYCPICTRCYEDNDYESKMMQCAQCDHWVHAKCEGLSDEDYEILSGLPDSVLYTCGPCAGATHPRWREALSGALQGGLRQVLQGLLSSKVAGPLLLCTQCGQDGKQLHPGPCDLHAVSQRFEDGHYKSVHSFMEDVVGILMRHSEEGETPERRAGGQTKGLLLKLLESAFGWFDAHDPKYWRRSTRLPNGVLPNAVLPPSLDHVYAQWRQQEPETPESGQPPGDPSTAFQGKDSAAFSHLEDPRQCALCLKYGDADSKEAGRLLYIGQNEWTHVNCAIWSAEVFEENDGSLKNVHAAVARGRQMRCELCLKPGATVGCCLSSCLSNFHFMCARASYCIFQDDKKVFCQKHTDLLDGKEIVTPDGFDVLRRVYVDFEGINFKRKFLTGLEPDAINVLIGSIRIDSLGTLSDLSDCEGRLFPIGYQCSRLYWSTVDARRRCWYRCRILEYRPWGPREEPVHLEAAEENQTIVHSPAPSSEPPDHVDPPPDTGALIPRAPEHHSPVENQDPPLRPDPSSAPPPAPRSFSGARIKVPNYSPSRRPLGGVSFGPLPSPGSPSSLTHHIPTVGDPDFPAPPRRSRRPSPLASRLPPSRRASPPLRTSPQLRVPPPTSVVRALTPTSGELAPPGRAPSPPPPPEDLGPDFEDMEVVSGLSAADLDFAASLLGTEPFQEEIVAAGAVGSSHGGPGDSSEEEASPTPRYVHFPVTVVSGPALAPGALPGAPRIEQLDGVDDGTDSEAEAVQQPRGQGTPPSGPGAGRAGVIGAAGDRARPPEDLPSEIVDFVLKNLGGPGEGGAGPREEPLPPAPPLANGSQPPQGLPPSPADPTRTFAWLPGAPGVRVLSLGPAPEPPKPATSKIILVNKLGQVFVKMAGEGEPVSPPVKQPPLPPPIPPTAPASWTLPPGPLLGVLPVVGVVRPAPPPPPPPLTLVLSSGPPSPPRQAIRVKRVSTFSGRSPPAPPPSKTPRLEEDGESSEDPQQGPGLCGSGFSRVRMKTPTVRGVLDLDEPGEPTWGESPRPLQDRSPLLPLPEGGPPRAPDGPSDLLLESQWHHYSGEASSSEEEPPSPEDKENQAPKRAGPHLRFEISSEDGFSVEAESLEGAWRILIEKVQEARGHARLRHLSFSGMSGARLLGIHHDAVIFLAEQLPGAQRCQHYKFRYHQQGEGQEEPPLNPHGAARAEVYLRKCTFDMFNFLASQHRVLPEGATCDEEEDEVQLRSTRRATSLELPMAMRFRHLKKTSKEAVGVYRSAIHGRGLFCKRNIDAGEMVIEYSGIVIRSVLTDKREKFYDGKGIGCYMFRMDDFDVVDATMHGNAARFINHSCEPNCFSRVIHVEGQKHIVIFALRRILRGEELTYDYKFPIEDASNKLPCNCGAKRCRRFLN from the exons ATGCTCTTCAGATGCGGTCTAAGGGTGACGGCCGGCAGGTCTCGGACTCCCGCTCCCGTGGTGCCCCGCGCGCGGCCGGCCCAGCCCCCGGCTCCCGGCGACCCCGCGGCGGCGCTGGTGGTTGTCGTGagccgccgccgccccgcccctcctctgctcccctcccccccggCCCTGCTTACGggccgcccctccccccgcctccccggCCCCTCTCACGGTGCCAAGATGGCGGCAGCGGCGGGCGGCGGCAGTTGCCCCGGGCCTGGCTCCGCGCGGGGCCGCTTCCCGGGCCGGCCGCGGGGctctggcgggggcgggggccgcggcggACGGGGCAGCGGGGCCGAAAGAGTGCGGGTAGCTCTGcggcgcggcggcggcgcggcgggGCCGGGCGGAGCCGAGCCCGGGGAGGACACGGCCCTGCTCCGTTTGCTGGGGCTCCGCCGGGGCCTGCGCCGGCTCCGCCGCCTGTGGGCCGGCCCGCGCATTCAGCGGGgtcggggccggggccggggccggggctggggctggggcccgaGCCGGGACTGCCTGCTGGAGGAGGAGAGCAGTGACGGGGAGTCCGACGATGAG GAGTTTCAGGGTTTTCATTCAGATGAAGATGTGGCCCCCAGTTCCCTGCGCTCTGCGCTCCGATCCCAGCGAG GTCGAGCCCCCCGAGGTCGGGGCCGCAAGCATAAGACGACCCCCCTTCCGCCTCCTCGCCTAGCAGATGTGGCTCCTACCCCCCCAAAGACTCCTGCCCGGAAACGGGGTGAGGAGGGCACAGAACGGATGGTGCAGGCACTGACTGAACTTCTCCGGCGGGCCCAGGCACCCCCAGCCCCCCGGAGCCGGGCATGTGAGTCCTCCACCCCCCGTCGGTCTCGGGGGCGGCCCCCAGGACGGTCAGCAGGCCCCTGCAGGAAGAAGCAACAAGCAGTAGTGGTGGCAGAAGCAGCTGTGACAATCCCCAAACCTGAGCCCCCACCTCCTGTTGTTCCAGTAAAACACCGAACTGGCAGCTGGAAGTGCAAGGAGGGGCCCGGCCCAGGACCTGGGACCCCCAAGCGTGGAGGACAGTCTGGGCGAGGAGGCCGTGGAGGCAGGGGCCGAGGCCGAGGCGGGCTCCCCCTCGTGATCAAGTTTGTTTCAAAGGCCAAAAAAGTGAAGATGGGACAATTGTCCTTGGGACTTGAATCAGGTCAGGGTCAAGATCAACATGAAGAAAGCTGGCAGGATGCCACTCAAGGAAGAGTTGGGTCTGGACAGGGAGAGGGCCCCTGCTGGAGGAAGgagcagaagctggaggaggacggagaggaggagaaagaagcgaaagacaaggaggaggaggaagagaaggaagagcgaGCTGTAGCCGAGGAAGAGATGGTGCCggctgaggaaaaggaagaggcgAAGCTGCCGTCACCACCCCTGActcctccagcccctccacctcctccttccctcccaccccgctCAACATCTCCTCcatccccactttgccctccaccaCCCCCAGTGTCTCCTCCGCCCCCACCAtcccctccaccacctcctgCCCCAGAGGAGCAGGCAGAATCCCCTCCTCCCGTGGTCCCAGCTACATGCTCCAGGAAGAGGGGCCGGCCTCCCCTGACTCCCAGCCAGCGGGCAGAGCGGGAAGCTGCTCGGGCAGGGCCAGAGGGCACCTCTCCTCCCACTCCAGTCCCCAGCTCCACCACAGGAGGCCCTCTGGAAGACAGCCCCACTGTGGCCCCCAAAAGTACCACCTTTCTGAAGAACATCCGGCAGTTTATCATGCCCGTGGTGAGTGCCCGCTCTTCCCGTGTCATCAAGACGCCCCGGCGATTTATGGATGAAGACCCGCCCAAACCCTCAAAGGTGGAGGTCTCACCTACTCTACGGCCTCCTGTTGCCACCTCCCCACTCGCACCACAGGAACCAGCACCAGCCCCGTCTCCACCGCGTGCCCCAACTCCTCCACctaccccagccccactccctgaGAAGAGACGGTCCATCCTAAGGGAACCCACATTTCGCTGGACCTCACTGACCCGGgaactgccccctcctccccctgctccTCCACCGGCCCCACCCCCGCTTCCTGCACCCGTCACTCCGTCCCGGAGGCCCCTGCTCCTTCGGGCCCCTCAGTTTACCCCAAGCGAAGCCCACCTGAAGATCTACGAATCGGTGCTTACTACTCCTCCTCTTGGGGCCCCTGAAGCCCCTGAGCCAGAGCCGCCTCCCGCCGATGACTCTCCAGCTGAGCCTGAGCCGCGGGCAGTGGGCCGCACGAACCACCTCAGCTTGCCTCGATTTGCCCCTGTGGTCGCCACTCCTGTTAAGGCCGAGGTGCCGCCTCCTGGGGCTCCAGCTCCAAGCAGTGGGCAGCAGCCTCAGGCTCAGCTGCAGCAGCCCGTACAGGCCTTGCACACCCAGCTGCTGCCTCCAGCACTACCACCACAGCAGTCACAACTACAGCCGCAGTTACAGCTGCAGCCGCCGCCACCACAGCAGCCGCCACCACTGGAAAAGGCCCGGACTGCAGGCCTGGGTTCCTTACCACTGTCTGGTGTGGAGGAGAAAATGTTCAGCCTCCTCAAGAGAGCCAAGGTGCAGCTAATCAAGAtcgaccagcagcagcagcagaaggtgGCATCTTTGATGCCG TCAAGCCCTGGAGGGCAGATGGAGGAAGTCGTGGGGGCTGTCAAGCAGATCGCAGACAGAGGTTCTGTCAGGTCTGAAGATGAATCGATGGAAACTAAGAGAGAGAGACCGTCG GGCCCCGAGTCCCCTGTGCAAGGGCCCCGCATCAAACATGTCTGCCGTCACGCTGCTGTGGCCCTTGGTCAGGCCCGGGCCATGGTACCCGAAGACGTCCCCCGCCTCAGTGCTCTCCCTCTCCGGGATCGGCAGGACCTCGCCACGGAGG ATACGTCGTCAGCATCTGAGACTGAGAGTGTCCCATCTCGGTCCCGGCGGGGAAAGGTGGAGCCAACAGGGCCTGGGGGAGACTCAGAGCCTGCGGGGTCTGGAGGGACCCTGGCACATGCACCCCGGCGCTCACTGCCCTCCCATCATGGCAAGAAGATGCGGATGGCACGGTGTGGACACTGTCGGGGCTGCCTGCGTGTGCAGGACTGTGGGTCCTGTGTCAACTGCCTGGACAAGCCCAAGTTTGGGGGCCCCAACACCAAGAAGCAGTGCTGTGT ATACCGGAAGTGTGACAAGATAGAGGCTCGGAAGATGGAACGGCTGGCCAAAAAAG GCCGGACGATAGTGAAGACGCTGTTGCCCTGGGATTCCGATGAATCTCCTGAGGCCTCCCCTGGTCCTCCAGGCCCACGCCGGGGGGCGGGAGCTGGGGGGCCCCGGGAGGAGGTGGTGGCCCCCCCGGGGCCCGAGGAGCAGGACTCCCTCCTACTGCAGCGCAAGTCAGCCCGGCGCTGCGTCAAACAGCGACCCTCCTATGATATCTTCGAGGACTCGGATGACTCAGAGCCCGGGGGTCCCCCTGCTCCTCGGCGTCGGACCCCCCGAGAGAATG AGCTGCCAGTACCAGAACCAGAGGAGCAGAGTCGGCCCCGCAAACCCACCCTGCAGCCTGTGTTGCAGCTCAAGGCCCGAAGGCGCCTGGACAAG GACGCTTTGGCCCCTGGCCCTTTTGTCTCTTTTCCCAATGGCTGGACTGGAAAACAAAAGTCCCCTGATGGCGTGCACCGGGTTCGTGTGGATTTTAAG GAGGATTGTGATCTGGAGAACGTGTGGCTGATGGGCGGCCTGAGCGTACTCACCTCCGTGCCAGGGGGACCACCGATGGtgtgcttgctgtgtgccagcaAAGGCCTGCATGAG ctggtGTTCTGCCAAGTCTGCTGTGACCCTTTCCACCCATTCTGCCTGGAGGAGGCCGAGCGGCCCCTGCCCCAACATCATGACGCTTGGTGCTGCCGCCGCTGCAAGTTCTGCCATGTCTGCGGGCGCAAAGGCCGGGGATCCAAG CACCTCCTGGAGTGCGAGCGCTGCCGCCATGCTTACCACCCAGCCTGCCTGGGGCCCAGCTACCCAACCCGGGCCACACGCAAACGGCGCCACTGG ATCTGCTCAGCCTGCGTGCGCTGTAAGAGCTGTGGGGCGACTCCAGGCAAGAACTGGGACGTCGAGTGGTCGGGAGATTACAGCCTCTGCCCCAGGTGCACCCAGCTCTATGAGAAAG GAAACTACTGCCCAATCTGCACACGCTGCTATGAAGACAACGACTACGAGAGCAAGATGATGCAGTGCGCCCAGTGTGACCACTGGGTGCACGCGAAGTGTGAGGGGCTCTCAG ATGAAGACTATGAGATCCTTTCGGGGCTGCCAGACTCGGTGCTGTACACCTGTGGGCCATGTGCTGGGGCCACGCACCCCCGCTGGCGAGAGGCCCTGAGTGGGGCCCTGCAGGGGGGCCTGCGCCAGGTGCTCCAGGGCCTGCTGAGCTCCAAGGTGGCAGGCCCACTGCTGCTGTGCACCCAG TGTGGGCAGGATGGAAAGCAACTGCACCCAGGGCCCTGTGATCTGCACGCTGTGAGCCAGCGCTTTGAGGATGGCCACTACAAGTCCGTG CACAGCTTCATGGAGGATGTGGTGGGCATCCTGATGAGGCACTCGGAAGAAGGAGAGACGCCGGAGCGCCGGGCTGGAGGCCAGACGAAGGGGCTCCTACTGAAG CTGCTAGAGTCTGCGTTCGGCTGGTTCGACGCCCACGACCCCAAGTACTGGCGACGGAGTACCCGGCTGCCCAA CGGAGTCCTCCCCAATGCCGTGTTGCCCCCTTCCCTGGACCATGTCTACGCTCAGTGGAGGCAGCAGGAACCAGAGACCCCAGAATCAGGGCAGCCTCCAGGGGATCCCTCAACAG CTTTCCAAGGCAAGGATTCAGCTGCTTTCTCACACCTGGAGGACCCCCGTCAGTGTGCGCTGTGCCTCAAATATGGGGATGCAGACTCTAAG gaGGCAGGGCGGCTTCTGTACATCGGGCAGAATGAGTGGACACACGTCAACTGTGCCATCTGGTCAGCCGAAGTGTTCGAAGAAAATGACGGCTCCCTCAAGAACGTGCACGCTGCTGTGGCTCGAGGGAGGCAGATG CGCTGTGAGCTCTGCCTGAAGCCTGGAGCCACGGTGGGCTGCTGCCTTTCCTCCTGCCTCAGCAACTTCCACTTCATGTGTGCCCGGGCCAGCTACTGCATCTTCCAGGATGACAAGAAAGTTTTCTGCCAGAAACACACAGACCTGCTGGATGGCAAG GAGATCGTGACCCCTGACGGTTTTGATGTCCTCCGCCGAGTCTATGTGGACTTTGAGGGTATCAACTTCAAGCGAAAGTTCTTGACGGGGCTTGAACCTGATGCCATCAATGTGCTCATTG GCTCCATCCGAATCGACTCCTTGGGCACTCTCTCTGACCTCTCAGACTGCGAGGGACGGCTCTTCCCCATTGGCTACCA GTGCTCCCGTCTGTACTGGAGCACAGTAGATGCTCGGCGGCGCTGCTGGTATCGGTGTCGAATTCTGGAGTATCGGCCATGGGGGCCGAGGGAAGAGCCGGTTCACCTGGAGGCGGCAGAGGAGAACCAGACCATTGTGCACAGCCCCGCCCCTTCCTCAG AGCCCCCAGATCATGTGGACCCCCCACCAGATACAGGTGCCCTTATCCCTAGAGCTCCTGAGCACCACTCACCCGTTGAGAACCAGGACCCCCCACTTCGGCCGGATCCAAGCAgcgccccacctccagccccccgCTCCTTCTCGGGGGCTCGAATCAAAGTGCCCAACTACTCACCATCCCGGAGGCCCTTGGGGGGTGTCTCCTTTggacccctgccctcccctg GAAGCCCATCTTCTCTGACCCACCACATCCCTACGGTGGGAGACCCGGACTTCCCAGCTCCCCCAAGACGCTCCCGTCGTCCCAGCCCCCTGGCTTCCAGGCTGCCACCATCACGGCGGGCCTCTCCCCCTCTCAGAACCTCTCCTCAGCTCAGGGTGCCCCCTCCTACCTCAGTCGTTAGAGCCCTCACACCTACCTCAGGGGAGCTGGCTCCCCCTGGCCGGGCCCCATCTCCTCCACCACCCCCTGAAGACCTGGGCCCAGACTTTGAGGACATGGAGGTGGTGTCAGGACTGAGTGCTGCTGACCTGGACTTTGCGGCCAGCCTGCTGGGGACTGAGCCCTTCCAGGAAGAGATTGTGGCTGCAGGGGCGGTGGGGAGCAGCCACGGGGGCCCAGGGGACAGCTCGGAGGAGGAGGCCAGCCCCACCCCCCGCTACGTCCACTTCCCTGTGACTGTGGTGTCTggccctgccctggcccctggAGCCCTCCCTGGAGCCCCCCGCATTGAACAGCTGGACGGAGTGGATGATGGTACCGACAGTGAGGCCGAGGCAGTCCAGCAGCCTCGGGGCCAGGGGACTCCACCTTCAGGGCCAGGAGCAGGCCGGGCTGGGGTCATCGGGGCTGCAGGGGACAGGGCTCGACCTCCCGAGGACTTGCCGTCAGAAATTGTGGATTTCGTGTTGAAGAACTTaggggggcctggggaggggggcgcTGGGCCTAGAGAGGAGCCACTCCCCCCAGCACCTCCCTTGGCCAATGGCAGCCAGCCCCCTCAGGGCCTGCCCCCTAGCCCAGCTGACCCCACCCGGACGTTTGCCTGGCTCCCTGGGGCCCCAGGGGTCCGGGTATTGAGCCTGGGCCCTGCCCCCGAGCCCCCCAAACCTGCCACATCCAAGATCATCCTGGTCAACAAGCTGGGGCAAGTGTTCGTAAAGATGGCAGGGGAGGGTGAACCTGTCTCACCCCCAGTGAAGCAaccacctctgccccctcccatcccccccacGGCCCCTGCTTCCTGGACTCTGCCCCCAGGACCCCTGCTGGGTGTGTTGCCAGTAGTAGGGGTGGtccgccctgcccctcccccacccccccctccACTGACGCTGGTGTTGAGCAGTGggccccccagcccaccccgccAGGCCATCCGTGTCAAAAGGGTGTCCACCTTCTCTGGCCGTTCCCCACCAGCACCTCCCCCAAGCAAAACTCCCCGGCTGGAGGAAGATGGAGAGTCCTCGGAGGACCCCCAGCAGGGTCCAGGGCTTTGTGGCAGCGG GTTTAGCCGAGTGAGGATGAAAACGCCCACTGTGCGTGGAGTTCTCGACCTGGATGAACCTGGGGAGCCCACCTGGGGGGAAAGCCCGAG GCCCCTCCAGGACCGGTCCCCTCTGCTGCCACTTCCAGAAGGTGGTCCTCCCCGGGCCCCCGATGGTCCCTCTGACCTGCTGCTTGAGTCCCAGTGGCACCACTACTCAG GTGAGGCTTCAAGCTCTGAGGAAGAGCCTCCATCCCCAGAGGACAAAGAGAACCAGGCCCCTAAACGGGCTGGCCCACACCTGCGTTTCGAGATCAGCAGTGAGGATGGGTTCAGCGTGGAGGCCGAGAGCTTGGAGG ggGCATGGAGAATTCTGATTGAGAAGGTGCAAGAGGCCCGAGGGCATGCCCGGCTCAGACATCTCTCCTTTAGTG GAATGAGTGGGGCAAGGCTCCTGGGCATCCACCACGATGCTGTCATCTTCCTGGCAGAGCAACTGCCCGGAGCTCAGCGCTGCCAGCACTATAAATTCCGCTACCACCAGCAGGGAGAGGGCCAGGAGGAGCCACCCCTGAATCCCCATGGGGCAGCCCGCGCTGAGGTCTATCTCCG gAAGTGCACCTTTGACATGTTCAACTTCCTGGCCTCCCAGCACCGGGTGCTCCCTGAGGGAGCCACCTGTGACGAGGAGGAGGATGAGGTGCAGCTCAGGTCAACCAG ACGCGCCACCAGTCTGGAGCTGCCTATGGCCATGCGCTTTCGCCACCTCAAGAAGACATCCAAAGAGGCTGTGGGTGTCTACAG ATCTGCCATCCACGGGCGGGGCCTGTTCTGTAAACGCAACATCGATGCTGGCGAGATGGTCATTGAGTACTCTGGTATTGTCATTCGCTCTGTGCTGACTGACAAGCGGGAGAAGTTCTATGATGGGAAG GGCATTGGGTGCTACATGTTCCGCATGGATGACTTTGATGTGGTGGATGCCACCATGCATGGCAATGCCGCCCGCTTCATCAACCACTCGTGTGAGCCCAACTGCTTCTCTCGAGTCATCCACGTGGAGGGCCAGAAGCACATCGTCATCTTCGCCCTGCGCCGCATCCTGCGTGGTGAGGAGCTCACCTATGACTACAAGTTTCCCATTGAGGATGCCAGCAACAAGCTGCCCTGCAACTGTGGCGCCAAGCGCTGCCGTCGGTTCCTTAACTGA